A genomic window from Scomber scombrus chromosome 18, fScoSco1.1, whole genome shotgun sequence includes:
- the si:ch211-198m17.1 gene encoding uncharacterized protein si:ch211-198m17.1 has translation MTTISTVPPTIPTVGPVKECTSDSCPLDSKCLNGTCQCLSDTFFINGRCEKAQVYAGQLHLTSLSFKKEMFNRSSSEFQTTAHSISAVLNNALKDQPGYIKSEVVALQPGSVRANVNNIFDKTDVTQESVEQTIQKFINMSSNSLLANAAFSACPSGQRAVGDICQSCPFGYSGFNCKDSALLAVVVISCVLGGVLLILILALLIYCCWRRCSKSKPVNSSSSPYSSGEVNQTWPAGITPIPRATTNWDSAPPIEMTEGGSTHTLVDKKHQTNGLTGSYDLNPDGMKTFKGKNPSRYSYLVQGHENPYFLPGDDGNN, from the exons ATGACCACCATCTCCACAGTACCCCCAACCATCCCTACTGTGGGTCCAGTTAAAG AATGTACTTCTGACTCATGCCCACTTGACAGCAAGTGTCTTAATGGAACCTGCCAGTGTCTCTCTGATACCTTCTTCATTAATGGCCGTTGCGAAAAAG cccaagTGTACGCAGGCCAGCTTCATCTCACCTCCTTGTCATtcaaaaaggaaatgttcaACAGGTCCTCAAGTGAATTCCAGACAACGGCGCATAGCATCTCAGCAGTG CTCAACAATGCCCTCAAAGATCAGCCGGGGTACATAAAGTCTGAAGTTGTAGCACTTCA ACCAGGAAGTGTGAGAGCGAATGTGAATAACATCTTTGACAAAACCGATGTCACTCAAGAGTCAGTTGAACAGACCATCCAGAAGTTCATAAACATGTCATCAAACAGTTTATTGGCTAATGCTGCATTTTCAG CTTGTCCAAGTGGGCAAAGGGCAGTGGGAGACATCTGCCAATC ATGTCCATTTGGATATTCTGGCTTCAATTGCAAAGACT cGGCTCTGCTGGCAGTCGTGGTCATCTCCTGTGTACTCGGAGGAGTTCTTCTCATCCTTATCTTGGCTTTGCTTATTTACTGCTGCTG GAGGAGATGCTCTAAGAGCAAGCCagtcaacagcagcagcagtccttACTCATCAGGTGAAGTAAATCAGACCTGGCCCGCTGGCATCACCCCCATCCCTCGTGCCACCACTAACTGGGATTCGGCTCCTCCCATTGAGATGACAGAAGGGGGCAGCACTCATACCTTGGTGGACAAAAAGCATCAAACCAACGGACTG ACAGGATCATATGATCTCAACCCAGATGGAATGAAGACATTCAAAGGTAAAAATCCATCCCGTTATTCATATCTGGTTCAAGGCCACGAGAACCCCTACTTCTTACCAGGAGATGACGGCAACAACTGA